One window from the genome of Amaranthus tricolor cultivar Red isolate AtriRed21 chromosome 9, ASM2621246v1, whole genome shotgun sequence encodes:
- the LOC130824352 gene encoding zinc finger protein ZAT10-like, with protein sequence MALEALNFSHSPPLNTQDPLMQTKKKRSKRPRLDPSSPSEEEYLALCLIMLAQGGPSSKTTLGLVSDESEEQNIPEPSRPVTYKCAVCDKQFSSYQALGGHKASHRKPATTIEGLSDTTSGMPDFGGKSHVCSICNKSFPSGQALGGHKRCHYEGGVNINNNKKINSAAVNSNVSDGVTDTSTVTHSRMVDFDLNLPALPDNLTIEFDGVIDHISFDQEVESPHPSKKPRPFFAL encoded by the coding sequence ATGGCTCTTGAAGCACTCAATTTCTCCCATAGTCCTCCTCTAAACACCCAAGATCCATTAATGCAAACCAAGAAAAAACGCTCAAAACGACCTCGTTTAGACCCCTCTTCACCTTCCGAAGAAGAATATCTCGCTCTTTGTCTCATCATGCTCGCTCAAGGCGGGCCCTCTTCTAAAACTACCCTTGGCCTCGTCTCAGACGAGTCCGAGGAACAGAACATTCCAGAACCATCACGACCAGTCACCTACAAGTGCGCGGTTTGCGATAAGCAATTCTCCTCTTACCAAGCTTTAGGCGGTCACAAGGCTAGTCACCGGAAACCAGCGACCACCATCGAAGGCTTATCTGATACGACGTCCGGCATGCCTGATTTTGGCGGGAAATCGCACGTGTGCTCCATATGCAATAAGTCATTTCCGAGCGGTCAAGCTTTAGGCGGTCACAAGAGATGCCACTATGAAGGTGgcgtaaatattaataataataaaaaaataaactccGCCGCCGTGAATTCGAATGTTTCTGACGGCGTTACCGACACGTCGACGGTGACGCATAGTAGGATGGTGGATTTCGATTTGAATTTGCCGGCGTTGCCGGATAATTTGACTATTGAATTTGACGGAGTCATCGATCATATTTCATTCGATCAAGAAGTTGAAAGTCCTCATCCGTCCAAGAAACCTCGCCCTTTTTTTGCTCTCTAA
- the LOC130824353 gene encoding NADPH-dependent pterin aldehyde reductase-like: protein MASVSGGAQRTILITGVSRGLGRALAIEIAKRGHCVIGCGRSQDSLNSLQNLLPDSPDNSHILHNVDVRSNSSVHELAKMLVDKKRIPDIIVNNAGTINKNNTIWEVTAEEFDTVIDTNVKGIANMLRHFIPLMIEKKHGIIVNMSSGWGRSVAAQVAPYCASKWAVEGLTKAVAKELNSGVATVALNPGVIHTDMLESCFGSSASAYSKPDQWAPRAANLILNLTAADNGASLTV, encoded by the exons ATGGCATCTGTATCAGGAGGAGCACAGAGAACAATCCTCATTACAGGAGTTAGCAGAGGTTTAGGGAGAGCTCTTGCTATAGAGATTGCTAAGCGAGGTCATTGTGTTATTGGATGCGGTCGCTCTCAGGATAGTCTCAATTCTCTTCAAAACCTACTACCCGATTCTCCCGACAATTCTCATATTTTACACAATGTTGATGTG AGGTCTAATAGTAGTGTGCACGAACTTGCAAAAATGCTTGTTGATAAGAAGCGCATTCCTGATATCATTG TAAATAATGCTGGAAccatcaataaaaacaatacCATCTGGGAGGTTACAGCAGAAGAATTTGACACTGTGATTGATACTAATGTTAAGGGGATAGCTAACATGCTTCGTCATTTTATCCCTCTTATGATTGAGAAGAAGCATGGCATCATCGTCAATATGTCATCTGGCTGGGGACGATCAGTAGCTGCTCAG GTTGCCCCATATTGCGCTTCCAAATGGGCAGTTGAAGGTTTGACTAAAGCAGTTGCAAAGGAGCTGAATAGTGGTGTGGCAACTGTTGCTCTCAATCCCGGAGTGATACACACAGATATGCTTGAATCATGTTTCGGCAGCTCAGCTAGCGCCTATTCAAAGCCTGATCAGTG GGCACCAAGGGCGGCGAATCTGATACTTAATCTAACAGCTGCAGACAATGGTGCATCATTAACTGTGTAA